In Pannonibacter sp. XCT-53, the sequence CGCGGCCGGGCCGGACGACTGGGCCGGCATCAAGGAGGACGCAAAGGGCCAGACCGTCTATTTCCACGCCTGGGGCGGCGAGCCGCGCATCAACGCCTATATCGACTGGGTCGCCGGCGAGCTGAAAGAGCAGTATGGCGTGACGCTGGAACACGTGAAGGTCGATGACACCGCCAATGTGGTCGCGCGGGTGCTGGCCGAGAAGACCGCCGGCAAGACCAGTGGCGGCGCGGTGGATCTCGTCTGGATCAACGGCGAGAACTTCGCGGCCATGAAGCGGGAAGGCCTGCTGCAGGCCGGGGCCTGGGCCGAACGCCTGCCGAACTGGGCGCTGGTCGATGTCGAGGGCAAGCCGACCGTGCGGCGCGACTTCGGCGTGCCGACCGACGGGCTGGAAAGCCCCTGGGGCATGGCGAAGCTGGTGTTCATGCATGACAGCGCAAGACTGGCCGAAGCCCCGGCCTCGCTGCAGGCGCTGGCCGAGTTTGCCAAGGCGAACCCGGGACGCTTCACCTATCCGCAGCCGCCGAACTTCCATGGCTCGACCTTCCTGAAACAGGCGCTGGCCACCCTGATCGACGATCCTGCACGTCTGCAGCAGCCGGTTGATCCGGCACGGTTCGACGCCGATACGGCCAAGCTCTTCGCCTGGCTGGACGCGCTGCACCCGCATCTGTGGCGCAGCGGACGGGCCTTCCCGGCCTCGGCAGCCGCACTGCGCCAGCTGCTTGCCGATGGCGAGATCGACATCGCCTTCAGCTTCAATCCGGGCGATGCCTCGGCCGCGATTGCAGCCGGCGAACTGCCGGACACGGTGCGCAGCTTCGTGCTGGAGGGCGGCACCATCGGCAACACCCATTTCGTCGCCATTCCCTTCAACAGCTCGGCCTCGGCCGGGGCCAAGGTGGTGGCGAATTTCCTGCTGTCGCCCGAGGCCCAGGCGCGCAAGGAGGATCCGGCAGTCTGGGGCGACCCGACCGTGCTGGACGTGGCGGCCCTGCCGGACGCCGACAGGGCCCGGTTTGCCGCCATCGACCGGGGCGCAGCCGGTCTTGGCCCCGAAGCGCTCGGACCGACGCTGCCGGAGCCGCATCCGAGCTGGATGGACGCGCTCGAGGCGGCCTGGGCCAAGCGTTACGGCGTGCAGTGAGGCTGCGGCCGGTTCCCGGTCTCGTTGCCCTGGTCCTGGCGGGTCCGATCGCGCTCGGCCTGGTCTGGACGGGCCTGCCAGCGCTCGGCATCCTGCCGGCGGCCGGTGCCACCGGCCCGTCGCTTGCGCCCTTCGCACAGTTGCTGGAGACCCCGGGGCTGGCACGCTCCGTCCTCCTCAGCCTCGGCACCGGGCTCGCGGCCACGGCCCTGTCGCTGGCGCTGGTGCTCGTGCTCCTCGCCGGATGGCTGGACAGCGCGCCGTTCACCGGCCTGCGCCGGCTGCTGTCGCCGCTTCTGGCGGTGCCGCATGCCGCTGCCGCCCTCGGCCTGGCGCTGGTCATCGCGCCCTCGGGCCTGCTGATCCGTCTGGCAGCCCCCTTCGATGCAGATCTGGCCCGACCGCCGGACTGGCTGATCCTGCAAGACCCGCTCGGCCTCTCGCTGGTGCTCGGGCTGGTGCTGAAGGAAGTGCCCTTCCTTCTGCTGATGGCCCTGGCCGGTCTCAACCAGATCGACGCACAGCCCCGGATGCGGCTGGCACAGAGCCTTGGCTATGGCCGGGTTGCCGGCTTCTGCCTCGCGGTCGCACCGCCGCTCTATCGCCAGATGCGGCTGCCCGTGCTGGCCGTGCTCGCCTTCTCGACATCGGTCGTCGACATGGCGCTCATCCTGGGCCCCACCTTGCCGCCGACGCTGGCGGTGCAGGTGACACGCTGGATGGGTGATCCGGACCTGGCCTTGCGCCTGAAGGGAGCCGCCGGCGCGGTGCTGCAGCTCGGGGTCAGCCTTGCCGCCATCGCGGTCTGTATCGCAGGGGAACGCCTTGCCGCACGCCTCTGGCGGACCCTGGGCAGCCGGGGCGTGCGGGCCCGCAAGGACGGGATCGTGCGGGGCACGGTGCTGGTCCTGGTGGCCGCGCTCGCCCTGTTGGCGCTGGCAGGGCTTGCGGCTCTCGTCCTGTGGTCGGTCGCCGCCGGCTGGCGCTATCCCGACCTCCTGCCGTCCCGGATCGTCGCCACCCATTGGCTGCAGGCAGCCCCCGACCTTGGCACGGCCATCAGCACCACGCTGGCCGCCGGCCTCGCTGCAAGCCTTGTGGCGGGCGTCCTGGTCGTTGCGCTGCTGCAGGACCGGCAGGGGGAAGAAAAGGACGCGGGCCACGACGCAGAGCGGGCGGATGGCCGCGCG encodes:
- a CDS encoding ABC transporter substrate-binding protein, with translation MQVIRRRFLQGLAAVSLVAVLATGPTLAAGPDDWAGIKEDAKGQTVYFHAWGGEPRINAYIDWVAGELKEQYGVTLEHVKVDDTANVVARVLAEKTAGKTSGGAVDLVWINGENFAAMKREGLLQAGAWAERLPNWALVDVEGKPTVRRDFGVPTDGLESPWGMAKLVFMHDSARLAEAPASLQALAEFAKANPGRFTYPQPPNFHGSTFLKQALATLIDDPARLQQPVDPARFDADTAKLFAWLDALHPHLWRSGRAFPASAAALRQLLADGEIDIAFSFNPGDASAAIAAGELPDTVRSFVLEGGTIGNTHFVAIPFNSSASAGAKVVANFLLSPEAQARKEDPAVWGDPTVLDVAALPDADRARFAAIDRGAAGLGPEALGPTLPEPHPSWMDALEAAWAKRYGVQ
- a CDS encoding ABC transporter permease subunit; translated protein: MRLRPVPGLVALVLAGPIALGLVWTGLPALGILPAAGATGPSLAPFAQLLETPGLARSVLLSLGTGLAATALSLALVLVLLAGWLDSAPFTGLRRLLSPLLAVPHAAAALGLALVIAPSGLLIRLAAPFDADLARPPDWLILQDPLGLSLVLGLVLKEVPFLLLMALAGLNQIDAQPRMRLAQSLGYGRVAGFCLAVAPPLYRQMRLPVLAVLAFSTSVVDMALILGPTLPPTLAVQVTRWMGDPDLALRLKGAAGAVLQLGVSLAAIAVCIAGERLAARLWRTLGSRGVRARKDGIVRGTVLVLVAALALLALAGLAALVLWSVAAGWRYPDLLPSRIVATHWLQAAPDLGTAISTTLAAGLAASLVAGVLVVALLQDRQGEEKDAGHDAERADGRASRWLDRLMFLPLLVPQVAFLFGLQVLFLDIGLDGSLPAVMLAHLVFVLPYVFLSLRDPWSALDPRFEQVATSLGASRARVFWRIRLPLMLPALATALALGLAVSVSLYLPTLLIGGGRVVTLTTEAVALASGGNRPLIAVHALMQLLLPCLAFAAAALAPRLLLPRLHGRRPT